A DNA window from Ignavibacteriales bacterium contains the following coding sequences:
- a CDS encoding DNA/RNA non-specific endonuclease: MLVSLRQLIKETNRQFKSSDPNKRVSKSSSITDLSISPEDKSLLKSATAGNVVRSDLNLAKRKEMIFAKGFEPGDFAYDRAIGKNDSLYSNFAELIAFTKRKVGRIVIKEDNKKSGYATGFMVSNRLMLTNWHVFKNKEMADESELHFFYEYDAQGHPLTPVIFRFDTSHFFNNEELDYCFVAVQPSDVTKKYSLDSVGYLYLDKTLGKIGDVNVERLNIIHHPQGDYKQISIRENTFTGINAIKIFYITDTARGSSGSPVFNDQWQVVGLHHKSIAKMTDDEKDYLDKDDNIIPVIDGKIDESRIVWKQNEGIRISVILNHLLQMNPNNEIISTLAIPPPLENLHFAINDVDTIPENKGDNIMDNNSNNNININVPTSALSTDHSIEISLSSKNVYSGTNLKTSTTQTGKTNELLLEVAKAEKEQDADFSKCKGYLPKFLGVEIRLPRPKKIVEKQIARLKDNGIELKYYKHSVIFNAVSKMPFISGVNVEGDATKRLDDSKRSDYWLRDKRIDLECQLTDKFYSGSNFDKGHMARFEDANWGNTEADALRNGIYTCFYTNACPQVVDLNRAGGLWGKLEKAVLEKGIKKERRKQAKMSVFNGPIFNEDKDRIFKGVIIPMEYYKIILWLNDDNKLKATAFKLSQETLVDDIKFDESMRIEEEALDIDKDVVFKNYQCSIKSLASLTNIDFKQLEQYDTFKSNNGGEEIFIDNEETMLL; the protein is encoded by the coding sequence ATGCTAGTATCATTACGACAACTTATAAAAGAAACCAATCGACAATTCAAAAGCTCGGACCCTAATAAAAGAGTGAGTAAATCTTCTTCTATTACAGATCTATCTATCTCACCCGAAGATAAATCATTACTAAAATCTGCTACGGCTGGTAATGTTGTGAGGAGTGATCTAAACCTAGCGAAAAGAAAAGAAATGATATTTGCCAAAGGTTTTGAACCCGGGGATTTTGCTTATGACAGAGCCATTGGGAAGAATGATTCCTTGTACAGTAATTTTGCCGAGTTGATTGCGTTTACAAAAAGAAAAGTGGGTCGGATTGTAATTAAAGAAGATAATAAAAAAAGTGGCTACGCAACCGGCTTTATGGTCTCTAATCGTTTGATGTTGACCAACTGGCACGTTTTTAAAAATAAGGAGATGGCAGACGAAAGTGAACTCCATTTTTTTTATGAATATGATGCGCAGGGGCATCCGTTAACACCTGTTATATTCAGATTTGATACGTCTCACTTTTTTAACAACGAAGAATTAGATTATTGTTTTGTAGCAGTACAACCCTCAGACGTTACGAAAAAATATTCGTTGGATAGTGTAGGTTATTTATATCTTGATAAAACCTTGGGTAAAATCGGGGATGTGAATGTTGAGCGACTTAATATTATACATCACCCGCAAGGCGACTATAAGCAAATATCAATTAGAGAAAATACTTTTACTGGGATTAATGCGATAAAAATATTTTATATAACTGATACAGCACGAGGAAGCAGTGGCAGCCCAGTATTCAACGACCAATGGCAGGTTGTTGGTTTGCATCATAAGAGTATCGCAAAGATGACCGATGATGAGAAAGATTATTTAGATAAGGATGATAATATTATACCGGTTATAGATGGAAAGATAGATGAATCCAGGATAGTGTGGAAACAAAATGAGGGAATTAGAATAAGCGTGATATTAAATCACTTGCTGCAGATGAACCCAAATAACGAAATAATATCTACCCTGGCAATTCCTCCACCATTAGAAAATTTACACTTTGCGATAAATGATGTTGACACTATTCCTGAAAATAAAGGAGATAATATTATGGATAACAATTCAAATAATAATATCAATATCAATGTACCAACAAGTGCATTAAGTACCGATCACTCAATTGAAATAAGTTTATCGAGCAAGAATGTTTATTCCGGTACCAACTTGAAAACTTCAACAACACAAACCGGAAAGACGAATGAATTATTGCTTGAAGTTGCGAAAGCAGAAAAAGAGCAAGATGCGGATTTCAGTAAATGCAAAGGTTATCTTCCAAAGTTTTTAGGGGTAGAAATAAGGTTACCGCGTCCTAAAAAAATCGTGGAAAAACAAATTGCCCGTTTGAAAGATAATGGAATAGAACTAAAATATTATAAACATAGTGTAATATTTAACGCTGTATCTAAAATGCCGTTTATCAGCGGTGTAAATGTTGAGGGTGACGCTACTAAAAGGTTGGATGACAGTAAGCGGAGCGATTATTGGTTGAGAGATAAGCGAATTGATTTAGAATGTCAACTGACCGATAAATTTTATTCGGGTTCAAATTTCGATAAGGGGCATATGGCTCGATTCGAAGATGCGAACTGGGGCAACACAGAAGCAGATGCACTTAGGAATGGCATCTATACTTGCTTTTATACCAACGCATGTCCGCAGGTGGTAGATCTTAACCGTGCAGGGGGATTATGGGGTAAATTAGAAAAAGCGGTTTTAGAAAAAGGGATAAAAAAAGAACGAAGGAAGCAAGCAAAAATGAGTGTCTTTAACGGACCTATTTTTAATGAAGATAAAGATCGGATATTTAAAGGTGTTATAATACCGATGGAATATTATAAAATAATATTATGGTTGAACGATGATAATAAACTAAAAGCTACCGCCTTTAAATTATCGCAGGAAACGTTAGTGGATGATATTAAATTTGATGAGAGTATGCGTATTGAGGAAGAAGCGTTGGATATTGATAAAGATGTAGTGTTTAAAAATTATCAATGTAGTATTAAAAGTCTGGCATCACTGACTAATATAGATTTCAAACAATTAGAGCAATATGATACTTTTAAATCTAATAATGGCGGTGAAGAAATATTTATTGATAATGAAGAAACGATGTTGCTGTAA